One segment of Bradyrhizobium sp. CB2312 DNA contains the following:
- a CDS encoding nodulation protein NfeD, translated as MQTMKAALVAAIGVAALMCGLRPSPAEENSRLALIVSIDGAIGPASASYVKEALAKASERRAEIVLLRMNTPGGLNSSMREIIADVLASPIPVVGYVAPSGAHAASAGTYILYAAHIAAMAPGTNIGAATPVQIGGPLGGTPDKDGKDKKDEPKDAMTAKVTNDAVAFIRSLAELRGRNTEWAEKAVREAATLSANAALEAHAIDLVARDQAELLRQIDGRVVEVAGGKTQRLVTKDAVVEAIDPGRISRFLAVITDPNVAFILLMVGIYGVIFEFISPGAVAPGVVGAICLLIGLYALNLLPVNYAGLALMLVGLVLLTIEAFNPTVVIGLGGIIAFVLGALMLFRGEAPGYQLSWWVIGITASVFVGFALVVLGSLRRVGKAPALVGAKAMRGLPAEVLDWNGNEGHVFAHGERWRARGAETFKPGETVEVANVVDLTLLIRRAPARTGEGGPS; from the coding sequence GTGCAGACCATGAAGGCGGCCCTCGTTGCGGCGATTGGCGTCGCGGCTTTGATGTGCGGCCTCCGTCCCAGCCCAGCGGAGGAGAACAGCCGCCTTGCACTGATAGTTTCGATCGACGGGGCCATTGGCCCTGCGTCGGCCAGCTACGTGAAGGAGGCTTTGGCCAAGGCAAGCGAGCGTCGCGCCGAAATCGTGCTTCTGAGAATGAACACGCCCGGCGGTCTCAATTCCAGCATGCGCGAGATCATCGCCGATGTGCTGGCCTCGCCGATCCCCGTCGTCGGTTACGTCGCTCCCTCCGGCGCCCACGCGGCGAGCGCGGGGACCTACATCCTTTATGCGGCCCACATCGCGGCGATGGCGCCGGGCACCAATATTGGTGCCGCGACGCCGGTGCAGATTGGCGGCCCGCTGGGCGGCACGCCGGACAAGGACGGCAAGGACAAGAAGGACGAGCCGAAGGACGCAATGACGGCGAAGGTGACGAACGATGCCGTCGCCTTCATCCGCAGCCTTGCCGAACTGCGTGGCCGCAATACGGAGTGGGCGGAGAAGGCGGTCCGTGAGGCCGCCACACTCTCCGCCAACGCCGCGCTGGAAGCTCACGCCATCGATCTCGTCGCGCGCGATCAGGCTGAGTTGCTGAGGCAGATCGATGGCCGCGTGGTGGAGGTTGCAGGCGGCAAGACGCAGCGCCTGGTGACAAAGGATGCCGTCGTCGAAGCCATCGACCCCGGACGGATATCCCGCTTCCTGGCTGTTATCACCGATCCGAACGTGGCGTTCATTCTCCTGATGGTCGGCATCTACGGCGTGATCTTCGAGTTCATATCTCCCGGTGCGGTCGCCCCAGGAGTCGTCGGCGCGATCTGCCTGCTGATCGGCCTCTATGCGCTCAATCTGCTGCCGGTCAATTATGCCGGCCTTGCCCTGATGTTGGTTGGACTCGTGCTTCTCACCATCGAAGCCTTCAACCCGACCGTGGTGATCGGTTTGGGAGGGATCATCGCTTTCGTGCTGGGAGCCCTGATGCTTTTCAGGGGCGAGGCGCCTGGCTACCAGCTGTCATGGTGGGTGATCGGCATCACTGCGTCAGTGTTCGTCGGCTTTGCGCTCGTCGTGCTTGGTTCGCTTCGGCGCGTCGGCAAGGCTCCTGCACTGGTCGGCGCGAAGGCCATGCGAGGCTTGCCCGCCGAGGTTCTCGACTGGAACGGGAACGAAGGACATGTCTTCGCCCATGGTGAGCGCTGGCGGGCGCGCGGCGCCGAAACGTTCAAGCCCGGAGAGACCGTCGAAGTCGCCAACGTCGTCGACCTGACGCTGCTGATACGGCGCGCACCAGCCCGAACCGGCGAGGGAGGTCCATCATGA
- a CDS encoding tautomerase family protein has protein sequence MPYITVSTVRGILDAAQKKALLERITDLMVEVEGQGSPDFRRNVWVRIEEQEPSHWSLGGMQPTSEIIAGTFGAIGADGVRVRRP, from the coding sequence ATGCCATACATCACGGTTTCCACTGTCCGCGGCATCCTGGACGCCGCGCAGAAGAAGGCGCTGCTCGAGCGCATCACCGACCTGATGGTCGAGGTCGAAGGGCAGGGCAGTCCGGACTTCCGCCGCAACGTCTGGGTCAGGATCGAGGAGCAGGAGCCCTCGCACTGGTCGCTCGGCGGCATGCAGCCGACGAGCGAGATCATCGCTGGCACGTTCGGTGCGATCGGGGCGGACGGGGTGCGGGTCCGGCGGCCGTAG
- a CDS encoding P-II family nitrogen regulator, producing the protein MKKIEAIIKPFKLDEVKEALQEVGLQGITVTEAKGFGRQKGHAELYRGAEYIVDFLPKVKIEIVIGDDLVERAIDAIRRAAQTGRIGDGKIFVSNIEEAIRIRTGESGLDAI; encoded by the coding sequence GTGAAGAAAATCGAAGCCATCATCAAGCCATTCAAGCTCGACGAGGTGAAGGAAGCGCTTCAGGAAGTCGGCCTTCAAGGCATCACCGTCACCGAAGCCAAGGGCTTCGGCCGGCAGAAGGGGCATGCCGAGCTTTACCGCGGCGCAGAATACATCGTCGACTTCCTGCCCAAGGTGAAGATCGAGATCGTGATCGGCGACGACCTGGTCGAGCGCGCGATCGACGCGATCCGCCGCGCCGCGCAGACCGGCCGCATCGGCGACGGCAAGATCTTCGTCTCCAACATCGAAGAGGCGATCCGCATCCGGACCGGCGAATCCGGGCTGGACGCTATCTGA
- a CDS encoding helix-turn-helix domain-containing protein: MKLAVLALEGCMHSAIAGVADILALANHVMQQSGARSRFALQTLSLDGKPVRAGGGQMVAVDGAVGKRGRFDAILVPGNLVDHVTAERLQPQYARAGAWLRQQHASGRLIGAFCSGVFLLAGAGLLDNRRATITWWLQSELRQRHPAIDLAPDAVITVADRIVCAAGPMSWVDLLLRLIEMIEGKEVAKLCADYVVIDTAQRTQSLFMPVGYLLSQDPLLTKADLLVRRSGKSPMTVRRLAEALGLSERTLNRKFQALTREPPQAFITRRRVEHARTLLETTMQPVKTIARAAGYEDESSFRKAFRKLTLMSPQAYRARRMERAA, encoded by the coding sequence ATGAAGCTCGCGGTTCTCGCACTGGAAGGCTGCATGCATTCGGCGATTGCCGGCGTCGCCGACATCCTCGCGCTCGCCAATCACGTGATGCAGCAGAGCGGCGCAAGATCGCGCTTCGCCCTTCAGACGCTCTCGCTCGATGGCAAACCGGTGCGCGCCGGCGGCGGACAGATGGTCGCGGTCGATGGCGCGGTCGGCAAACGCGGCCGCTTCGACGCGATCCTCGTCCCCGGCAACCTCGTCGATCACGTCACGGCCGAGCGGCTCCAGCCGCAATATGCCCGTGCAGGAGCCTGGCTGCGGCAGCAGCATGCAAGCGGCCGGCTGATCGGCGCCTTTTGCAGCGGCGTGTTCCTGCTGGCCGGTGCCGGCCTGCTCGATAATCGTCGCGCCACCATCACTTGGTGGCTGCAAAGCGAGCTGCGGCAGCGCCATCCCGCGATCGACCTCGCACCCGACGCCGTCATCACCGTTGCCGACCGCATCGTCTGTGCGGCCGGACCGATGTCGTGGGTCGATCTCCTGCTCAGGCTGATCGAGATGATCGAGGGCAAGGAGGTCGCAAAACTATGCGCGGACTACGTCGTCATCGACACCGCGCAGCGGACCCAATCGCTCTTCATGCCCGTCGGCTACCTGCTGTCGCAGGACCCGCTGCTGACCAAGGCGGACCTGCTGGTTCGCCGCAGCGGCAAGAGCCCGATGACGGTCAGGCGCCTCGCCGAGGCGCTCGGCCTCAGCGAGCGCACGCTGAACCGGAAGTTCCAGGCGCTCACGCGCGAGCCGCCACAGGCGTTCATCACGCGCCGCCGCGTCGAGCACGCGCGCACGCTGCTGGAGACGACGATGCAGCCGGTCAAGACTATCGCGCGTGCTGCCGGCTATGAGGACGAAAGCAGTTTTCGCAAGGCCTTCCGCAAGCTGACTTTGATGTCACCGCAGGCGTATCGCGCGCGGCGGATGGAGCGAGCGGCTTGA
- a CDS encoding alpha/beta hydrolase produces MPSHDHYLLKGAGPDHTPLLMLHGSGGTERDMVPLASQLAPSAMAVAVRGAVPWEGGFAFFRRFEDRSIDERDLVARAGRLADDVAQTGLDYRFPKPPIAIGFSNGAIMAAALLMLYPQCLSAAVLLRPLSPFATDPATRLPRTPVLIIDGHHDERRSPGDGARLARRLAHMGAEATHHQLPAGHSITEDDIRLAREWLRPLL; encoded by the coding sequence ATGCCCTCACATGATCACTATCTCCTGAAGGGGGCAGGGCCGGATCACACCCCGCTGCTGATGCTTCATGGCTCTGGCGGGACCGAGCGGGACATGGTGCCGCTCGCCAGCCAACTTGCGCCATCCGCGATGGCGGTCGCGGTTCGAGGCGCCGTCCCTTGGGAAGGTGGCTTTGCATTCTTTCGTCGGTTTGAGGATCGCTCGATCGATGAACGCGATCTCGTAGCCCGGGCCGGTCGGCTCGCCGACGACGTGGCTCAAACCGGCCTAGACTATCGCTTCCCGAAACCTCCGATTGCCATTGGTTTTTCGAACGGTGCAATCATGGCGGCTGCACTGCTCATGCTCTACCCCCAGTGTCTCTCCGCTGCAGTTCTTCTCAGGCCGCTGTCGCCATTCGCCACCGATCCAGCCACGCGCCTTCCGCGGACACCAGTCCTCATCATCGACGGCCATCACGACGAGCGGCGATCGCCTGGCGATGGCGCCCGCTTGGCAAGACGTCTGGCTCACATGGGTGCAGAGGCGACGCACCACCAGTTGCCAGCGGGTCATTCGATCACGGAGGATGACATTCGCCTAGCGCGAGAATGGCTGAGGCCGCTGCTTTAG
- a CDS encoding slipin family protein, producing the protein MMLEYLTYAALALLVIMFLSQAIRILREYERGVIFTLGRFTGVKGPGLILLVPIVQQLVKVDLRVMVQVVPPQDVISRDNVSVKVNAVLYFRIVDPERAIIKVGDYMAATSQLAQTTLRSVLGKHELDEMLAERDRLNADIQEILDKQTDVWGIKVTGIEIKDVDINETMVRAIAKQAEAERLRRAKVINAMGEQQAAEKLVEAGRILAQEPQAMQLRYFAALHDIAGERSSTVVFPLPTGLLDHFMPRRDTPSP; encoded by the coding sequence ATGATGCTGGAATACCTGACCTATGCGGCCCTTGCGCTGCTGGTCATCATGTTTCTGTCCCAGGCCATTCGAATCCTGCGCGAATACGAGCGTGGCGTCATCTTTACGCTCGGCCGCTTTACCGGCGTGAAGGGCCCGGGCCTCATCCTCCTCGTTCCGATCGTGCAGCAACTCGTCAAGGTCGATCTACGGGTGATGGTGCAGGTCGTGCCACCGCAGGACGTGATTTCGCGCGACAACGTATCCGTCAAGGTCAACGCCGTTCTTTACTTCCGCATCGTCGACCCCGAACGGGCCATCATCAAGGTCGGCGATTACATGGCCGCCACTAGCCAGCTCGCCCAGACCACGTTGCGCTCGGTGCTTGGCAAGCACGAGCTCGACGAGATGCTTGCGGAGCGCGACAGGTTGAATGCCGACATCCAGGAGATCCTCGACAAGCAGACCGACGTCTGGGGCATCAAGGTGACCGGCATCGAGATCAAGGACGTCGATATCAACGAAACCATGGTTCGCGCGATTGCCAAACAGGCTGAGGCGGAGCGCCTGCGGCGCGCCAAGGTGATCAACGCGATGGGTGAGCAGCAGGCTGCCGAAAAGCTGGTCGAGGCCGGCCGGATTCTCGCGCAGGAGCCTCAGGCGATGCAGCTGCGCTACTTCGCGGCGCTGCACGACATCGCCGGCGAGCGGTCGTCGACCGTCGTCTTTCCGCTACCGACGGGCCTGCTCGACCATTTCATGCCGCGGCGTGACACCCCGTCGCCATAA
- the glnA gene encoding type I glutamate--ammonia ligase, which yields MKTAKDVLKSIKDNDVKYVDLRFTDPRGKWQHVTFDVSMIDEDIFAEGTMFDGSSIAGWKAINESDMCLMPDPVTATIDPFFAETTMVITCDVLEPTTGEPYNRDPRGIAKKAEAMVKSMGVGDSVFVGPEAEFFVFDDVRFSSSPYNTGFRLDSSELPTNTDTEYEGGNLGHRIRTKAGYFPVPPQDSVQDMRSEMLGAMAKMGVKVEKHHHEVASAQHELGMKFDTLTLMADHLQIYKYCIHQVAHIYGKTATFMPKPVYGDNGSGMHVHQSIWKDGKPVFAGNKYADLSETCLHYIGGIIKHAKAINAFTNPSTNSYKRLVPGYEAPVLLAYSARNRSASCRIPYTASPKAKRVEVRFPDPLANPYLGFAAMLMAGLDGIKNKIDPGPAMDKDLYDLPKEELKQIPTVCGSLREALENLDKDRGFLKNGGVFDDDFIDAYIELKMTEVERFEMTPHPVEFDMYYSG from the coding sequence ATGAAGACCGCCAAAGACGTCCTGAAATCGATCAAGGACAACGACGTCAAATACGTCGACCTGCGCTTCACCGATCCGCGCGGCAAGTGGCAGCATGTGACGTTCGACGTCAGCATGATCGATGAGGACATTTTCGCCGAAGGGACGATGTTCGACGGCTCCTCGATCGCCGGCTGGAAGGCGATCAACGAGTCCGACATGTGCCTGATGCCCGATCCGGTGACCGCGACGATCGATCCGTTCTTCGCCGAGACCACGATGGTCATCACCTGCGACGTGCTCGAGCCGACCACCGGCGAGCCCTACAACCGCGACCCCCGCGGCATCGCCAAGAAGGCGGAAGCCATGGTGAAGTCGATGGGCGTGGGCGATAGCGTATTCGTCGGCCCGGAAGCCGAGTTCTTCGTGTTCGACGACGTGCGCTTCTCCTCCTCCCCCTACAACACCGGTTTCCGCCTCGACTCCTCGGAGCTGCCGACCAACACCGACACGGAATATGAGGGCGGCAACCTCGGCCACCGCATCCGCACCAAGGCCGGCTACTTCCCGGTGCCGCCGCAGGACTCCGTGCAGGACATGCGCTCGGAAATGCTCGGTGCCATGGCCAAGATGGGCGTCAAGGTCGAGAAGCATCACCACGAGGTCGCTTCCGCCCAGCACGAGCTCGGCATGAAGTTCGACACGCTGACGCTGATGGCCGACCACCTGCAGATCTACAAGTACTGCATCCACCAGGTCGCGCATATCTACGGCAAGACCGCCACCTTCATGCCGAAGCCGGTCTATGGCGACAACGGCTCGGGCATGCACGTGCACCAGTCGATCTGGAAGGACGGCAAGCCGGTGTTCGCCGGCAACAAGTACGCCGACCTGTCGGAGACCTGCCTCCACTACATCGGCGGCATCATCAAGCACGCCAAGGCGATCAACGCCTTCACCAACCCGTCGACCAACTCCTACAAGCGTCTGGTCCCGGGCTATGAGGCCCCGGTGCTGCTGGCCTATTCCGCACGCAACCGCTCGGCCTCCTGCCGCATCCCCTACACCGCTTCGCCGAAGGCCAAGCGTGTCGAGGTGCGCTTCCCCGATCCGCTTGCCAATCCCTATCTCGGCTTCGCCGCGATGCTGATGGCCGGCCTCGACGGCATCAAGAACAAGATCGATCCGGGTCCGGCGATGGACAAGGACCTCTACGATCTGCCGAAGGAAGAGCTGAAGCAGATCCCGACCGTCTGCGGCTCGCTCCGCGAGGCGCTGGAAAACCTCGACAAGGACCGCGGCTTCCTCAAGAACGGCGGCGTGTTCGACGACGACTTCATCGACGCTTACATCGAGCTGAAGATGACCGAAGTCGAGCGCTTCGAGATGACCCCGCACCCGGTCGAGTTCGACATGTACTATTCGGGCTGA